A region from the Thermoplasmatales archaeon genome encodes:
- a CDS encoding Ribbon-helix-helix protein, copG family yields the protein MSVPYRITVRISEQVMQKLEDMVENFQYESVSDIIRLAINEFIDKNDGKGGTSKVDLVLPKKVVEELEKDVDTGGAISLEDLIRLVLRDYTLKKVNKEIDEISGKS from the coding sequence ATGTCAGTTCCATATAGAATAACAGTCAGGATTTCCGAGCAGGTGATGCAGAAACTTGAAGACATGGTAGAGAACTTCCAGTATGAAAGCGTATCGGATATCATAAGACTCGCAATTAATGAATTCATAGATAAGAATGACGGGAAAGGGGGAACAAGCAAGGTTGATCTGGTCCTGCCGAAGAAGGTTGTGGAAGAGTTGGAGAAGGACGTTGATACCGGCGGTGCCATATCACTGGAAGACCTGATTAGGCTTGTCCTGAGAGACTACACCCTCAAGAAAGTCAACAAGGAAATTGATGAAATATCAGGCAAGAGTTAG
- a CDS encoding Carbonic anhydrase precursor, whose protein sequence is MAIKIGRNVYIAPTAVILGQVDISDGVSIFDGAVIRGDMNFITLGENSNVQDNATIHTDSGNPTVIGKNVSIGHNAIVHGATVDDDVIIGMGSIILNGSHIRTGTVVAAGSVVKENFESLENSLLAGVPAQLKRTGDSMHEYAIANGRSYQGLRDLYLAGKIERYTRK, encoded by the coding sequence ATGGCTATTAAGATAGGCAGGAACGTATATATTGCTCCGACCGCGGTAATTCTTGGGCAGGTTGACATATCCGATGGCGTTTCCATTTTCGATGGTGCAGTTATCAGAGGGGACATGAATTTCATAACACTGGGGGAAAATTCTAACGTGCAGGATAATGCAACAATTCATACAGATTCCGGGAATCCAACTGTTATAGGAAAAAACGTATCCATAGGGCATAACGCCATAGTCCATGGCGCAACCGTTGACGACGACGTGATTATCGGCATGGGATCCATCATTCTGAATGGCTCCCATATCAGGACCGGGACCGTCGTTGCAGCGGGTTCGGTAGTCAAGGAAAATTTTGAATCACTGGAAAATTCCCTGTTGGCAGGTGTTCCAGCTCAGTTGAAGAGAACGGGGGATTCAATGCATGAGTATGCAATTGCAAACGGGAGATCTTATCAGGGGCTGCGCGACCTCTATCTTGCTGGAAAAATTGAAAGGTACACAAGAAAGTGA